One segment of Vibrio orientalis CIP 102891 = ATCC 33934 DNA contains the following:
- a CDS encoding TRAP transporter large permease, whose translation MVGIVMFFVALFALLLGFPVAFTFGGIALIFGVWAEGMDMFAFMPYRIQSIMENTVLMAVPLFVFMGLVLQKTRLAEQLLESMGKLFGGVRGGIAISTVLVGALLAASTGVVGASVVAMGLISLPVMLKYNYDKGLACGTICASGTLGQIIPPSIVLILLGDVLGVPVGDLFQAAVWPGLVLVGAYVIYILIYAKLNPEAAQPIPSEGDISRKDEVIAALKAVVPPLALIVVVLGSIFAGVATPTESAALGGAGAIVLAVLYRQFSWSMVYAASKETVKVTAMVFAILLGATAFSMAFTYTGGDYLVEEWMLQIPGEKWGFLIITMLVILILGFFIDFVEICFIIVPILAPVAEMMGINMTWFAILIAMNLQTSFLTPPFGFSLFYLKGVAPKGVTTRDIYRGVMPFIAIQILVLASLLVFPEFYGM comes from the coding sequence ATGGTCGGTATTGTAATGTTTTTTGTTGCCTTGTTTGCTTTGCTACTTGGCTTCCCTGTTGCGTTTACCTTTGGTGGTATTGCGCTTATCTTCGGTGTGTGGGCAGAAGGTATGGACATGTTTGCTTTCATGCCATACCGAATCCAATCTATCATGGAAAATACAGTCTTAATGGCTGTACCTCTGTTTGTTTTCATGGGGCTTGTTTTGCAAAAGACTCGCCTAGCGGAACAGTTGCTTGAATCGATGGGTAAACTGTTTGGTGGAGTACGCGGTGGTATTGCGATTTCTACCGTACTCGTTGGTGCCTTACTGGCGGCCTCGACTGGTGTTGTTGGTGCTTCTGTTGTTGCAATGGGCCTGATCTCGCTACCCGTTATGCTCAAGTATAACTACGATAAAGGTCTTGCCTGCGGCACTATCTGTGCGTCTGGTACGTTGGGGCAGATTATCCCACCTTCGATTGTCCTTATCCTACTTGGTGATGTACTCGGTGTGCCTGTCGGGGATCTGTTCCAAGCTGCGGTTTGGCCCGGCCTTGTTCTTGTCGGCGCTTACGTTATCTATATCTTGATTTATGCCAAGCTCAACCCCGAAGCGGCTCAGCCTATCCCAAGTGAGGGTGACATCAGCCGTAAAGATGAAGTGATTGCAGCACTGAAAGCGGTTGTGCCGCCATTGGCTCTGATTGTTGTCGTATTGGGTTCGATCTTTGCGGGTGTCGCGACACCGACAGAATCTGCGGCGTTGGGTGGTGCAGGTGCGATCGTTCTCGCGGTATTGTATCGTCAGTTTAGTTGGTCAATGGTGTATGCCGCGTCAAAAGAGACAGTAAAAGTCACCGCAATGGTATTTGCGATCCTATTGGGTGCAACTGCCTTCTCTATGGCATTCACCTACACAGGTGGTGACTATCTTGTAGAAGAGTGGATGCTACAGATTCCAGGCGAGAAATGGGGTTTCCTAATCATCACCATGCTAGTGATCCTTATCTTAGGCTTCTTCATCGACTTCGTAGAAATATGTTTTATTATTGTTCCAATTTTAGCGCCAGTGGCTGAAATGATGGGCATCAATATGACGTGGTTCGCGATATTGATTGCGATGAACTTACAAACCTCGTTCTTAACGCCACCGTTTGGCTTTAGCTTATTCTACTTAAAGGGTGTTGCTCCAAAAGGCGTAACAACACGTGATATCTATCGTGGGGTCATGCCATTCATTGCTATCCAAATTCTTGTCTTGGCGAGTTTATTGGTCTTCCCAGAATTTTATGGAATGTGA
- a CDS encoding TRAP transporter small permease subunit produces MRSLIYVERLFNRFGDFLGWLSSILFILLLANVVYDVVMRYVFNDVSIAFQEMEWHLFSAVFLLGVPYAIKAGGHVRVDLFYERLSHKAQSIIDLLGTLFFLLPFCLLVAYYGIDFAKESYALGETSGDPGGLPYRWIIKAMIPLSFFFMAISGVGLLLHSLNKIFNPHLMHAQEQK; encoded by the coding sequence ATGAGAAGCCTAATTTATGTAGAGCGCCTATTTAATCGCTTTGGTGATTTCTTAGGATGGCTTTCAAGCATACTGTTTATCTTATTGCTCGCCAACGTTGTGTATGACGTGGTGATGCGATATGTCTTTAACGATGTCTCCATCGCTTTTCAAGAAATGGAGTGGCATTTATTCTCAGCGGTATTCCTACTCGGTGTTCCTTATGCGATTAAAGCGGGGGGGCATGTGAGGGTCGACCTATTCTATGAGCGCTTATCTCATAAGGCGCAATCCATTATTGACCTACTCGGCACGCTGTTCTTTTTGCTCCCATTCTGTTTGCTGGTGGCGTACTACGGTATCGACTTTGCGAAAGAGAGTTATGCATTAGGAGAGACATCAGGCGATCCGGGCGGCTTACCTTACCGTTGGATCATTAAAGCGATGATCCCGCTTTCATTCTTTTTTATGGCCATCAGTGGTGTTGGTTTGCTACTGCACTCATTGAACAAGATTTTTAACCCGCACCTCATGCACGCTCAAGAACAAAAGTAA
- a CDS encoding TRAP transporter substrate-binding protein, translated as MSLIKQSLKRVLKGTAMAAALAVMATSASAAEKVYRLKLAETWGPNFPVFGDATKNMAAMAEKMSNGRLQIRIDSANKHKAPLGIFDMVKSGQYDLGHSGSYYWKGKVPNTLYFTSMPFGMTPAEQYAWFYHGGGMELMEQVYSPHNLLSFPGGNTDIQMGGWFQKEINSVEDLQGLKMRIPGFAGEILAELGAKPTNIAPGELYTSLERRTIDALEWVGPSLDLRMGFHKIAPYYYTGWHEPGSELQFLVNKRTYERLPEDLREILRVAMRTAAYDMYTQATHESGKNWVSIKSEYPDVQVKDFPPEVMGALREANDRLLAKHAEKDDLAKEIQKSQADYLKQVRSWTDISHRAYLNSQAQ; from the coding sequence ATGAGTCTTATTAAACAATCTCTAAAACGAGTATTAAAAGGCACGGCGATGGCAGCAGCACTTGCTGTTATGGCGACATCAGCGAGTGCCGCTGAAAAAGTTTATCGCTTGAAACTGGCTGAAACATGGGGACCGAACTTCCCAGTATTCGGTGATGCGACGAAAAATATGGCGGCAATGGCTGAAAAAATGTCGAATGGTCGTCTACAAATCCGTATCGACTCTGCGAACAAGCACAAAGCACCTCTAGGTATTTTCGATATGGTGAAATCTGGTCAGTACGATCTTGGCCACTCTGGCTCGTACTACTGGAAAGGCAAAGTACCAAACACACTTTACTTTACTTCTATGCCTTTCGGTATGACACCGGCTGAGCAGTATGCATGGTTCTACCATGGTGGCGGTATGGAGCTAATGGAGCAGGTTTACTCTCCGCATAACCTATTGTCATTCCCAGGTGGTAACACGGATATTCAGATGGGTGGTTGGTTCCAAAAAGAGATCAACTCAGTTGAAGATCTACAAGGTCTGAAAATGCGTATTCCTGGCTTCGCGGGTGAAATCCTAGCGGAACTGGGTGCTAAGCCAACAAACATTGCCCCGGGTGAACTTTACACGTCTCTCGAGCGTCGTACGATTGATGCTCTAGAGTGGGTTGGACCTTCACTTGACCTGCGTATGGGCTTCCACAAAATTGCCCCTTACTACTATACAGGTTGGCATGAGCCAGGTTCAGAGCTTCAATTCCTTGTGAACAAGCGCACTTACGAGCGTCTACCAGAAGATCTGCGTGAAATTTTACGTGTAGCAATGCGTACAGCGGCTTATGACATGTACACTCAAGCGACTCACGAAAGTGGTAAAAACTGGGTTTCTATCAAATCTGAATATCCAGATGTACAAGTTAAAGATTTCCCACCAGAAGTGATGGGCGCGCTACGTGAAGCCAATGACCGCCTACTGGCTAAGCATGCTGAAAAAGATGATCTAGCAAAAGAGATTCAAAAATCTCAAGCTGATTACTTGAAGCAAGTACGTTCATGGACGGATATCTCGCACCGTGCGTACCTAAACAGCCAAGCTCAATAA
- a CDS encoding DUF2982 domain-containing protein yields METVHLTNQPFIFSTITLRWVGGLLAIGCLILLLYAPGIEQAVLSIIAIICVGGFGYLLILKSTVRFTLTASHFQQHLFKGGWVVKWSNISKIGICTYENDGWHQPLPWIGIKLRDYSPYLNSICPRIATEILLSQRALLYLGAKQNKQGDTFEDIVLDSTIYKNAQGEEFKGLQAMLANRMKYQRSYYDYDIFISAHDIDREPEEFVGLVRRYLAAADPNQ; encoded by the coding sequence ATGGAAACCGTACACCTCACCAACCAACCGTTCATTTTCTCTACCATTACCCTCAGATGGGTAGGTGGACTATTGGCGATTGGTTGCTTGATTTTGCTGCTTTATGCCCCTGGAATTGAGCAAGCAGTATTGAGCATCATAGCGATTATCTGTGTGGGAGGATTTGGTTATCTATTGATATTGAAAAGCACGGTTCGCTTCACCCTAACCGCTAGCCATTTCCAGCAACACCTTTTTAAGGGAGGCTGGGTCGTAAAGTGGAGTAACATCAGTAAGATAGGCATTTGTACCTATGAAAATGACGGTTGGCATCAACCGTTGCCTTGGATTGGTATCAAGCTAAGAGATTATTCCCCTTACTTAAATAGCATTTGCCCTAGAATCGCAACCGAAATTCTGTTGAGTCAACGCGCTCTACTCTACCTAGGCGCAAAACAAAACAAACAGGGGGATACCTTTGAGGATATCGTCTTAGATTCAACGATTTATAAAAATGCGCAAGGTGAAGAGTTTAAAGGCTTGCAAGCCATGCTCGCCAATCGCATGAAGTATCAGAGAAGCTATTATGATTACGATATTTTTATCTCGGCTCATGATATCGATAGAGAGCCCGAAGAGTTTGTCGGACTAGTGCGTCGTTATCTTGCCGCAGCAGATCCAAATCAATAA
- a CDS encoding MBL fold metallo-hydrolase, translating to MSLKYQVVPVTSFSQNCSIVWCDETMEGVVVDPGGDVKQLAVLIKELGVKVVNLVLTHGHLDHVGGTEPLARELDGVRIVGPHQDDNFWLQGLEGQSQMFGFPLTEAFEPDQWLNEGDKIKFGNQVMDVIHTPGHTPGHVVLFSDEAKLAFVGDVLFNGSVGRTDFPKGDFDTLISSIKTKLWPLGNDVRFVPGHGPESTFGRERASNPFVADEMPLY from the coding sequence ATGTCCCTTAAGTATCAAGTTGTCCCTGTGACGTCGTTTTCTCAAAACTGCTCTATCGTTTGGTGTGACGAAACAATGGAAGGAGTTGTCGTCGATCCGGGTGGTGATGTAAAACAGCTCGCGGTTCTAATTAAAGAGCTGGGTGTGAAAGTGGTTAACCTTGTACTGACACATGGTCATTTAGACCACGTTGGCGGCACTGAACCATTAGCTCGCGAGCTCGATGGTGTGCGTATTGTTGGTCCACATCAAGATGACAATTTTTGGCTTCAAGGTCTAGAAGGCCAAAGCCAAATGTTTGGTTTTCCGCTAACTGAAGCATTTGAACCTGATCAGTGGCTAAATGAAGGCGACAAGATTAAGTTTGGCAATCAGGTGATGGATGTCATCCACACGCCGGGTCATACGCCGGGTCATGTGGTGTTATTTAGCGATGAAGCAAAACTCGCTTTTGTTGGCGATGTACTGTTTAACGGCTCTGTTGGTCGCACCGATTTCCCTAAAGGTGATTTTGATACATTGATCAGCTCGATCAAAACTAAACTGTGGCCGCTAGGTAATGACGTTCGTTTTGTTCCGGGTCATGGTCCTGAATCAACCTTTGGTCGTGAAAGAGCATCGAATCCTTTCGTGGCTGACGAGATGCCGCTTTATTAA
- a CDS encoding DUF882 domain-containing protein, producing MALSRREFIKLAGSGLVVAACTPSIALASYPDQPRSLALTNLHTREALETCYFDGSNYVDRELGRLNHICRDFRRNEVHAMDKRLFDHISNIQKELGVEAEVQIISGYRSPATNEALRGKSSGVAKKSYHMLGQAIDFRLDGVNLKQVRDIARELKFGGVGYYPGSNFIHMDTGPVRYWA from the coding sequence GTGGCATTATCCCGACGAGAATTTATAAAGCTGGCCGGAAGTGGTTTGGTAGTTGCAGCTTGTACGCCAAGCATTGCACTTGCATCCTACCCAGATCAACCGCGTAGCCTCGCTTTGACTAACCTCCATACGCGAGAAGCATTAGAAACGTGTTATTTCGATGGTAGCAATTACGTAGACAGAGAGCTTGGTCGTTTGAACCACATTTGTCGCGATTTCCGTCGTAATGAAGTACATGCAATGGACAAACGTCTGTTTGACCATATCAGCAATATTCAAAAAGAACTTGGTGTTGAAGCTGAGGTGCAAATCATCTCCGGTTACCGTTCACCAGCAACCAACGAAGCGCTACGTGGCAAATCGAGTGGTGTGGCGAAAAAGAGTTACCACATGCTAGGGCAGGCGATCGACTTTCGCTTAGATGGGGTGAACCTTAAGCAAGTGCGCGATATCGCTCGTGAGCTAAAATTTGGTGGCGTTGGCTATTATCCAGGAAGCAACTTTATTCATATGGATACTGGGCCTGTACGTTACTGGGCTTAA
- a CDS encoding L,D-transpeptidase family protein: MARWICKLLVLSLFTPAVFGAQYFNQIGWLPSDSPLYGLLQFPQAVEEVYRENDNQMVWFDLQQGSKLEFQLEVIDHAGFSPLFSRQLSYLQFYRKSNRWHEYDVLATDTLLLYLSYAESAKNDGKYWFFEQKLSTPLPLPPQSAQIALKRGISQQHLAELIERYTPDSQEYQYLIDTYLHIIKFDKLNTPPYRQVGIKRVGDRLENRDVLIQRLSIVDVDLIDVRKDIRWFDQTLKVAVKQFQNLHGLKPDGIIGPETIKWINLPIEKRLSTLAINAERIRYWPSQRDTIIVVNVPSFQMTYWSSGEEVFESKVVVGKIERPTPLMQIRLDSLILNPTWNVPWKIMVEDIIPKVQHDRAYLTKQNIKIIPKWGSDEIINPETIDWDNLNPSSFPYRMTQESGNSNALGLYKFNTPNRRAIFLHDTPSKSLFSRQQRAFSSGCIRVENADVFAKRLIEAQGVSRRAKLDEPPGPNQSIPLKSRVPVHIIYQTAWYEEGSVHYREDIYRLDKAVFPQG, translated from the coding sequence ATGGCAAGATGGATTTGCAAACTGTTGGTGTTGAGTCTATTCACACCAGCAGTTTTCGGCGCGCAGTATTTTAATCAAATTGGGTGGCTTCCATCAGATAGCCCGCTATATGGTTTACTTCAATTCCCACAAGCGGTTGAGGAAGTTTATCGTGAAAATGATAACCAAATGGTGTGGTTTGATTTGCAGCAGGGAAGCAAGCTTGAGTTTCAATTAGAAGTCATCGATCATGCTGGCTTTAGCCCACTATTTTCTCGTCAATTAAGTTACCTGCAGTTTTATCGTAAAAGTAATCGCTGGCATGAGTATGATGTGTTAGCAACAGACACGCTTTTGCTTTATTTAAGCTATGCCGAATCAGCAAAAAACGATGGCAAATATTGGTTTTTTGAACAAAAGTTATCGACTCCATTACCACTGCCGCCCCAAAGTGCTCAGATCGCGCTTAAAAGAGGCATCTCGCAACAACATTTGGCTGAACTGATTGAGCGTTACACACCAGATTCTCAAGAGTATCAGTATCTTATTGATACTTATCTGCACATCATTAAGTTTGACAAACTAAACACACCACCTTATCGCCAAGTGGGAATCAAACGAGTAGGGGATCGATTAGAAAATCGTGATGTATTGATTCAACGCTTGTCCATTGTTGACGTCGATCTTATTGATGTGAGGAAAGACATTCGCTGGTTTGACCAAACGTTAAAAGTTGCCGTTAAGCAATTCCAAAATTTACATGGTTTGAAGCCTGACGGGATAATAGGCCCAGAGACTATCAAATGGATTAATCTGCCGATTGAAAAACGCTTGAGTACGTTAGCGATTAATGCCGAAAGAATTCGCTACTGGCCATCTCAGCGTGACACGATCATCGTAGTTAATGTGCCAAGCTTTCAAATGACCTACTGGTCTTCGGGCGAAGAAGTCTTTGAATCAAAAGTCGTGGTAGGAAAGATTGAGCGACCAACCCCTTTGATGCAAATTAGGCTCGACTCATTAATCTTGAACCCAACTTGGAATGTTCCATGGAAGATCATGGTTGAAGATATTATCCCTAAAGTCCAGCACGACAGAGCTTACCTAACAAAACAGAATATTAAAATCATACCCAAGTGGGGCTCAGATGAGATCATAAACCCAGAAACCATCGACTGGGACAACCTGAACCCTAGCTCATTTCCATATCGCATGACTCAAGAGTCAGGTAATAGCAACGCGCTTGGTTTATACAAATTCAACACACCGAATAGAAGGGCAATCTTTCTTCACGACACCCCGAGCAAAAGTCTATTTAGCCGCCAACAGCGAGCTTTCAGCTCAGGTTGTATTCGAGTCGAAAATGCAGATGTTTTTGCAAAGCGGTTGATTGAAGCACAAGGTGTTTCTCGTAGAGCAAAGCTTGATGAACCGCCAGGCCCAAATCAATCGATTCCATTAAAAAGTCGTGTGCCCGTACATATCATTTATCAAACGGCATGGTATGAGGAAGGAAGTGTCCACTATAGGGAAGATATTTACCGCCTAGACAAAGCCGTTTTCCCCCAAGGTTAA
- a CDS encoding DUF1513 domain-containing protein, with product MVTDNTRRSLLKAALFGAAYPLVGCTVTSKQSSAPVLIGCSISGRDRFNAVVADSAGMPLRQIALPERGHGVAANAALHHAVAFARRPGTYFQVFDYQTGESIKLRVADKNRHYYGHGVYSNDGQWLYATEGERGSSRGIIGVYDVVAGYEKVAEFSQFGLGPHEVIVMPDDTLAIGVGGVHTNGRKPLNIATMQPSLSYLDPNGELIEQVGLADNKLSIRHLAHDGSKTVLCGQQYRGEPDEYPSLLAMHTLGEALLPLKAEPEQWARFNHYIASIAATDEWILATSPRGNCYGIWSKHTQQLVELSPLPDASGVVVQGDEFRVSSGAGSVISQAAPGNKVTARSGVQWDNHWSVIG from the coding sequence ATGGTGACTGATAATACAAGACGCTCATTACTAAAGGCCGCGTTGTTTGGCGCCGCGTATCCACTGGTGGGTTGCACAGTAACTTCTAAGCAAAGCTCAGCACCAGTACTTATCGGCTGTTCTATTTCCGGACGCGATCGCTTTAATGCGGTTGTCGCTGATTCGGCTGGAATGCCATTACGTCAGATTGCTTTACCAGAAAGGGGCCATGGTGTAGCCGCAAACGCAGCATTACATCACGCCGTTGCATTTGCGCGCAGACCGGGTACCTATTTTCAAGTGTTTGATTACCAAACTGGTGAGTCGATTAAGCTGAGAGTAGCAGATAAAAACCGCCACTATTATGGGCACGGAGTGTATTCCAATGATGGGCAGTGGTTGTATGCGACAGAAGGTGAGCGCGGCAGCAGTCGCGGCATCATTGGCGTCTATGATGTGGTCGCCGGTTATGAAAAAGTCGCGGAGTTTTCTCAGTTTGGTTTAGGCCCGCATGAAGTTATTGTTATGCCTGATGACACCTTAGCGATTGGTGTTGGCGGCGTTCATACCAATGGTCGAAAACCTCTAAACATCGCTACCATGCAACCGAGCTTAAGTTACCTTGACCCCAACGGTGAATTGATAGAACAAGTTGGACTGGCAGATAACAAATTGAGCATTAGGCATTTAGCGCATGATGGTTCTAAGACCGTGCTGTGTGGACAACAATATCGCGGAGAGCCTGATGAATACCCATCGCTATTGGCGATGCATACTTTGGGTGAAGCGTTATTGCCGCTAAAGGCTGAACCGGAGCAATGGGCAAGGTTCAATCATTATATTGCGAGCATTGCAGCGACGGACGAGTGGATATTAGCCACGTCTCCAAGAGGTAACTGTTATGGTATTTGGTCTAAGCATACCCAGCAATTAGTAGAACTTTCTCCTTTGCCTGATGCATCGGGCGTGGTTGTCCAAGGTGACGAATTTAGGGTCAGTTCTGGTGCTGGCAGTGTCATTAGTCAAGCTGCACCTGGTAATAAAGTGACGGCTCGATCTGGGGTTCAATGGGATAACCATTGGTCAGTGATAGGGTGA
- a CDS encoding imelysin family protein, whose product MNLKQMTLSAAIVALMTGCQSSDSDTIKPEMTNHFSQGVYQVEFASAQQLKNEAEKLSLTMKGYCSANQEIEAVKSQWQQTMMAWMALQGQERGPELALAQSWNIQFWPDKKNTTGRKMGALIKQPKSWGVEEISQQSVTVQGLGSIEWLLYDKASDLNTNPVTCSTAESIAANIAQNTSSIAQAWATNPWVELDEKQWDSEYIALLSNQLEYSMKKMSRPLAKFGQPRPYFAESWRSETSMMNLKANLEALQALYFAKGKGLDATLRAKGKSSLADRIANQFSMAIETWPTNESLFELLQTKRGYQTAYSQYNKLEQLKYLIHEEVAIELGVIIGFNATDGD is encoded by the coding sequence ATGAATCTTAAACAAATGACTTTGAGTGCAGCGATAGTGGCACTGATGACCGGCTGCCAATCTTCCGATAGCGATACCATCAAACCAGAGATGACGAATCATTTCAGCCAAGGTGTTTATCAAGTTGAGTTTGCGTCTGCTCAGCAATTGAAAAATGAAGCTGAAAAGCTATCTCTAACTATGAAAGGTTATTGCTCAGCAAATCAAGAAATTGAGGCAGTTAAGAGCCAGTGGCAGCAAACTATGATGGCGTGGATGGCACTTCAAGGCCAAGAGCGTGGACCAGAATTAGCATTAGCTCAGAGCTGGAACATTCAATTTTGGCCGGACAAGAAAAATACCACTGGACGTAAGATGGGGGCATTGATCAAGCAGCCTAAATCATGGGGTGTTGAAGAAATATCACAGCAAAGCGTCACTGTTCAGGGGCTGGGCTCGATTGAATGGTTACTGTATGACAAAGCCTCCGATCTAAACACGAATCCAGTGACCTGTTCTACTGCTGAGTCGATTGCAGCTAACATTGCGCAGAATACTTCTAGTATTGCGCAGGCGTGGGCAACTAACCCTTGGGTAGAGCTAGACGAAAAACAATGGGATTCTGAATACATCGCTTTGCTTTCGAATCAGCTTGAATACAGCATGAAGAAAATGAGTCGTCCTTTGGCAAAGTTTGGACAACCTCGACCATACTTTGCTGAATCTTGGCGTTCTGAAACATCGATGATGAACCTCAAAGCTAATCTTGAAGCACTGCAGGCACTTTACTTTGCGAAAGGGAAAGGGCTTGATGCCACTCTTAGAGCAAAAGGAAAATCTTCTTTGGCGGATAGAATTGCTAATCAATTTTCGATGGCGATAGAAACTTGGCCAACCAATGAGAGCCTGTTTGAATTGTTGCAAACCAAGCGCGGCTATCAAACCGCCTATTCGCAATACAATAAGCTAGAGCAGCTTAAGTATCTGATTCACGAAGAAGTCGCGATAGAGCTTGGTGTGATTATAGGATTTAACGCAACTGATGGTGACTGA
- a CDS encoding di-heme oxidoredictase family protein: MKLYTKPAIISLFLLTVSSSVAAYDTKSGGDTSVKKEGPNAFSLPAGNLPMSKRLDFSVGNSFFRNPWVQAPASTDARDGLGPLFNTNGCQNCHIKDGRGHPPEENDLHAVSMLVRLSIPAMTPAQKKAFIKDGVIPEPTYGGQLQDFALQDQKPEGTINITYQEVPMTFTDGTVVNLRKPNLTITDLGYGEMHPDTQMSARVAPPMIGLGLLESIPDATLKQWADENDTNNDGISGKVNVVWDVRKEDFAIGRFGWKAGQPNLMQQNAAAFNGDVGLTSNLFPNENCTSKQSICDDMPNGGNPEVSDNILDFVEFYSQHLAVPIRRNVNDPQVKQGQDLFAKAGCESCHKTSIKTAKRDNLPALSEQVIHPYTDMLLHDMGPGLADNRPEYLANGQEWRTPPLWGIGYTQEVNGHTYFLHDGRARNLMEAVLWHGGEAEAAKSNVLKFSKKEREALIAFLNSL; this comes from the coding sequence ATGAAGTTGTACACGAAACCTGCCATCATCAGTCTGTTCTTACTCACAGTTTCTTCGTCAGTTGCCGCATATGACACCAAATCTGGCGGCGATACCTCAGTGAAAAAAGAAGGCCCTAACGCTTTTTCATTGCCTGCTGGCAACCTGCCCATGTCTAAAAGGCTGGATTTCAGCGTCGGAAACAGTTTTTTTCGAAATCCTTGGGTTCAAGCGCCTGCCTCTACCGATGCGCGTGATGGTCTAGGGCCGTTGTTTAATACTAATGGATGCCAAAATTGTCATATTAAAGATGGGCGTGGCCACCCGCCTGAAGAAAACGATCTGCATGCGGTGTCAATGCTAGTTAGGTTGAGTATTCCTGCGATGACGCCAGCGCAGAAAAAAGCGTTTATCAAGGATGGGGTTATTCCGGAGCCTACCTATGGTGGACAACTTCAAGACTTTGCTTTGCAAGATCAAAAGCCAGAAGGAACGATCAACATTACCTACCAAGAGGTTCCAATGACGTTTACCGATGGTACTGTGGTTAATCTACGTAAACCAAACTTAACGATCACCGATTTAGGCTATGGTGAGATGCACCCTGATACACAAATGTCAGCGCGCGTTGCACCACCAATGATTGGACTCGGTCTCTTAGAGAGCATCCCTGATGCAACATTGAAACAGTGGGCTGATGAAAATGATACCAACAATGATGGTATTTCGGGCAAGGTAAACGTGGTTTGGGATGTTCGTAAAGAAGACTTCGCAATTGGTCGCTTTGGTTGGAAAGCGGGGCAGCCCAATTTGATGCAGCAAAATGCAGCAGCATTCAATGGTGATGTTGGTTTAACCAGTAACCTGTTCCCCAATGAAAACTGTACTTCTAAGCAGTCAATTTGTGATGACATGCCAAATGGTGGTAATCCAGAGGTTAGCGACAACATCCTTGATTTTGTCGAGTTTTATTCGCAGCACCTTGCGGTTCCCATTCGTCGCAATGTTAACGATCCGCAAGTGAAGCAGGGCCAAGATCTGTTCGCGAAAGCGGGTTGTGAAAGTTGTCATAAGACCAGCATTAAAACAGCTAAGAGAGATAACCTACCTGCGCTATCGGAACAGGTTATTCACCCATACACAGATATGCTACTGCATGACATGGGACCTGGCTTAGCGGACAATCGTCCGGAGTATTTAGCTAATGGTCAAGAATGGCGTACTCCGCCACTTTGGGGCATTGGGTACACGCAAGAAGTGAACGGTCATACCTATTTCTTACATGATGGACGCGCTCGAAACTTGATGGAAGCTGTACTGTGGCACGGTGGTGAGGCAGAAGCAGCTAAGAGCAATGTCTTAAAATTCAGCAAGAAAGAAAGAGAAGCGCTGATCGCCTTCTTGAATTCGTTATAG